The sequence GGAATCAGCACCAGCGCCGAGAACAGCGCACAACCGGCGAAGACGATGAACACTGTCACCGAGTCGAAGTAACCCGGCAGCAAACCACCGAGTACCGCACCCACCGATCCACAGCCGTTGACGAAACCGGCAGCGGTGGCGCCAGCCTTGGCCTTGCCGAAGTCGATCGCAGCGGCGCCGCTGATCATCGAATCCGGGCCGTACAGGGTCAGGCCCATGACAAACAACAATGCGACCACCAGCAACACACTGCCGGTCTGCAACGCAGCCATGAACAGCGCCAGCGTCACGGTCAGCGCCAACAGGCTCAACACACAGGCCGGCATACGGCGGGCGCCGAACAGTTTGTCCGAGGCCAGCCCGATCAGGATCGGCCCGAGCAACCCGGCCAGTTCGAACGAAGTGGGAATGATCGCCGCGCCGACCTTGCCGACACTGGGCATCTGTTCAAAGACAATCACCGGGCCCCACAACAGAATCGCGTAACGCGCCGGTTTCAACATGAAATATGCCAGGCCCAGCACCAGCACCGTGCGGTTACGCAGGATTTCCTTTAACGGCTCCCAGACACTGAGCTTGCTATTGGCTTCAGTTTCTTCCGCCGTCAGTTCCGGTTCCGGCTCGACTGCCGGCAAACCGACGTCTTCCGGCTTGTTGCGCTGAAAGATAAAGAACAACACCGCCATCACGGCAACCACCACCGCACTGGAAATGAACGCCGCGTGCCAGGTGCCCATCAAGGTGTACGCCCACCAGCCGGCGAACGGCGACGCCACCAGACCGCCAAACGCGTAGCAGGAACTCCATAACCCGAGCACCCGCCCGCGCTGCTGGGACGGGAAGAAACTGCCGAGGTTTTTGCACAATCCCGACCATCCGGTGGACTGCGCCAAGCCCTGAATCAACATGCACGTAGCGAAGATCGGCAGCGTGGCGAAACTGCCCATCACCAACGCCGCGGCTGCGGAAATCAACAAACCACCGAGCACGACAACTCGCGGGCCAAAGCGGTCGGCAAGCATGCCCCAGGTGAATTGGCCGAGGGCATAAGCCGCCAGATAGATCGCATCGAGATTGGCCATGGCCATCTTGTCGAGCATGAAGGTC comes from Pseudomonas sp. RU47 and encodes:
- a CDS encoding MFS transporter, translating into MNKHIGTIARWRVQIFAITWLAYAAFYFTRKAFSVAKLGIAEDPTFMLDKMAMANLDAIYLAAYALGQFTWGMLADRFGPRVVVLGGLLISAAAALVMGSFATLPIFATCMLIQGLAQSTGWSGLCKNLGSFFPSQQRGRVLGLWSSCYAFGGLVASPFAGWWAYTLMGTWHAAFISSAVVVAVMAVLFFIFQRNKPEDVGLPAVEPEPELTAEETEANSKLSVWEPLKEILRNRTVLVLGLAYFMLKPARYAILLWGPVIVFEQMPSVGKVGAAIIPTSFELAGLLGPILIGLASDKLFGARRMPACVLSLLALTVTLALFMAALQTGSVLLVVALLFVMGLTLYGPDSMISGAAAIDFGKAKAGATAAGFVNGCGSVGAVLGGLLPGYFDSVTVFIVFAGCALFSALVLIPHWNSRPVGVMEPRASIPNCPLTIKPLRS